One window of the Pyrus communis chromosome 17, drPyrComm1.1, whole genome shotgun sequence genome contains the following:
- the LOC137723803 gene encoding CRC domain-containing protein TSO1-like produces MDTPLKNNQTTPTTPLPAKYEDSPVFNYISNLSPIEPVKSAGNDHHTFNSLAFASLPSIFASPQNLSIPETRFVLRRHHFSDSPRPNSFQGGNPNSKSDGVPVSVEQSYLGADQPECFASGSSSDVEVASAVPTESMELPVEFLNNLKYSSGSPHSNDVHHSKGRRSFFERETHLRRIHRIEQKKGDLVRLISDDQLKFDSTIIKENRAGHDPTPVDPGDISFMSNILRDNDIEVKEFSGIINSSEQCRSGKVSNQPEGIGRTKETDETPAILSRTLLDKLNVNDPSGIVDEKSPKCIHSSCKPSSQSYAIRRRCLDFERPATHKRKSIDASGGSSASLKSSCEVASVEKQLVQTIKGCDYSSSRLPGIGLHLNALATTIESNLSTVVKHEVHASEIQGVNLPNSKISSTSLTPSEVSCDESCKNKAQVAVTSPQICAPVGQEPDHSSPEKKRLKLQPVGESLACKRCNCKRSKCLKLYCDCFAAGLYCIEPCSCQECFNKPMYENIVLENRKLIESRNPLAFAPKVIARAVAIPQYAEETNSTPSSARHKRGCNCRKSGCLKKYCECFQGGAGCGILCRCVGCKNSFGRKDEAEQGEVGGDESVDPRKDAVNVNLPTVRDQDLLMAPSGICRPPPGQLTSSSNGRPKIFSLHSVLSSSQHEKHLQAIPEDVTPETLASSCSQPSGLKSTSPNSKRVSPPYSSSEFGSAWRGGRKLVLRSIPPFPTLESPRKR; encoded by the exons ATGGACACTCCTCTGAAGAACAATCAGACCACCCCCACCACACCTCTTCCTGCTAAATACGAg GATTCCCCTGTGTTCAACTACATTAGCAATCTTTCCCCAATTGAGCCGGTGAAGTCCGCAGGAAATGATCATCACACCTTCAACTCCCTAGCTTTTGCATCTCTTCCTTCTATTTTCGCTTCGCCGCAGAATCTCTCCATCCCCGAAACCAGATTTGTACTTAGAAG GCACCACTTCTCTGATTCACCAAGACCCAATTCCTTCCAGGGTGGAAACCCAAATAGTAAAAGTGATGGAGTTCCGGTTTCAGTTGAGCAATCATATTTAGGTGCTGACCAACCAGAATGCTTTGCATCCGGAAGTTCTTCAGATGTAGAGGTTGCTAGTGCAGTTCCAACTGAGAGTATGGAACTACCAGTTGAGTTTCTAAATAACTTGAAGTATAGTTCTGGTAGCCCACATAGCAATGATGTGCATCATTCCAAGGGAAGGCGCTCGTTTTTTGAGAGGGAAACACATTTGCGCAGAATTCACAGAATTGAGCAGAAGAAAGGCGATTTGGTGAGGTTGATTTCTGATGATcagttaaaatttgattcaacaatcATTAAAGAGAACCGTGCAGGGCACGATCCTACACCAGTAGATCCTGGAGACATCTCTTTTATGTCAAACATCCTACGAGACAATGATATTGAAGTCAAGGAATTTTCTGGTATTATCAATTCTAGTGAACAATGCAGATCGGGGAAGGTCAGTAATCAACCAGAAGGTATTGGGAGAACTAAGGAAACAGATGAAACTCCGGCAATACTTTCTAGAACTTTACTGGATAAGTTAAATGTTAATGATCCAAGTGGTATTGTGGATGAAAAGTCGCCCAAGTGTATACATTCTAGCTGCAAG CCTAGTTCTCAGTCATACGCAATACGCAGACGTTGTTTGGATTTTGAAAGGCCAGCAACGCACAAAAGGAAATCAATAGATGCTAGTGGCGGTTCGTCAGCCTCACTAAAGTCCAGTTGTGAAGTCGCCTCTGTTGAAAAGCAGTTGGTTCAAACTATAAAAGGTTGTGATTATTCATCTTCTCGGTTACCTGGTATTGGTTTGCACTTGAATGCTCTTGCAACTACTATTGAAAGTAATTTAAGTACGGTTGTCAAGCACGAGGTTCACGCTTCTGAGATTCAAGGGGTTAATTTGCCAAATTCCAAGATATCTAGTACTTCTTTGACTCCCAGTGAGGTTTCTTGTGATGAATCATGTAAAAATAAAGCTCAGGTTGCAGTAACTTCCCCCCAAATATGTGCACCAGTTGGTCAAGAACCTGACCATAGTAGTCCTGAGAAGAAAAG GCTTAAGTTGCAGCCTGTTGGAGAAAGCTTGGCTTGCAAGCGCTGTAATTGTAAGAGATCAAAATGCTTGAAACT TTATTGCGATTGTTTTGCTGCTGGTCTCTACTGTATTGAGCCTTGTTCATGTCAAGAATGCTTCAACAAGCCTATGTATGAGAACATTGTTTTAGAGAATCGCAAACTGATTGAATCCCGCAACCCACTTGCATTTGCTCCCAAAGTGATTGCAAGAGCCGTTGCTATTCCACAGTATGCG GAGGAAACTAACTCGACTCCGTCTTCAGCTAGGCATAAAAGGGGATGCAATTGTAGAAAATCAGGTTGCTTGAAAAAGTACTGTGAATGCTTTCAG GGCGGTGCTGGATGCGGCATCCTCTGCAGATGTGTAGGGTGTAAAAACTCTTTTGGTCGGAAAGATG AAGCTGAACAAGGTGAAGTTGGAGGAGATGAATCAGTAGATCCGAGAAAGGATGCAGTGAATGTCAATTTACCGACAGTGAGGGATCAAGATCTCCTAATGGCACCTTCGGGGATTTGCAG aCCTCCTCCAGGCCAACTGACATCTTCTTCTAACGGGAGACCGAAAATATTTTCTCTGCATTCTGTTCTGTCATCTTCTCAGCATGAAAAGCATCTTCAGGCAATTCCAGAAGACGTAACTCCTGAGACGTTGGCTAGCAGTTGCTCACAACCTAGCGGTTTGAAGTCAACCTCTCCAAACTCAAAGAGGGTATCGCCTCCTTACAGCAGCAGCGAGTTTGGATCAGCTTGGAGGGGCGGCAGGAAGTTAGTTCTGAGATCCATTCCACCATTCCCAACTCTGGAATCACCACGAAAGCGGTGA
- the LOC137722199 gene encoding putative FBD-associated F-box protein At5g22720 → MASNKKRKLENQTDSKETNEERQLEDDIIGEILRLLPTKSSVLMSFVSKQWQSVWFALPAIHLDFDEEGEPLHDNNDDDNHVVRQHAKFINMFSWFVGFRKKDKQQQQLVEKFRIRMVRYSLLEDEATVVDKWLRFGLERNIKELDISLLGGGGKAGYTLPQTLFTSKSLTTLKLEHVTVNIDRHSLPVSLPSLKTVTLKTVRFNGYSSFRGLLSSSDGDLSPSIENLSIVSCSDVGTDMFWNISINSSTLKSLEVIDCDCRTISASAGNLESITIVSDYADFKLLNLYGCSKVNYMDIRARHLGTFNVAEFSQSLKEATLDVPNRCTCLYDCKLHDQRYILSRISAKVA, encoded by the coding sequence ATGGcgtcaaataaaaaaagaaaactcgAAAATCAGACGGACAGTAAGGAAACAAATGAAGAACGCCAATTAGAAGATGATATCATCGGCGAAATCCTCCGTCTCCTTCCCACTAAATCTTCCGTCCTCATGAGCTTTGTTTCCAAGCAATGGCAAAGTGTATGGTTTGCCCTCCCCGCAATACATTTAGATTTCGACGAGGAGGGTGAGCCGCTTCATGATAACAATGACGATGACAATCACGTAGTTCGTCAACATGCAAAGTTCATCAACATGTTCAGTTGGTTTGTGGGTTTTCGCAAGAAAGacaagcagcagcagcagctcgtGGAAAAATTCAGGATTCGAATGGTTAGGTATTCATTACTTGAGGACGAAGCTACTGTCGTAGACAAGTGGTTGAGGTTCGGTCTGGAGAGAAACATCAAAGAGTTAGATATTAGTCTCCTTGGAGGAGGAGGGAAAGCAGGTTACACCTTACCTCAAACCCTTTTTACTTCAAAATCTTTAACCACCCTAAAACTAGAGCATGTGACTGTAAATATTGACCGCCATAGCTTACCTGTATCGCTTCCATCTTTAAAAACTGTAACCCTTAAAACTGTCCGCTTCAACGGATATTCATCTTTCAGAGGCTTGCTATCATCTTCGGACGGAGACCTTTCCCCTTCCATTGAGAATTTGTCGATCGTTTCATGTTCTGATGTTGGTACCGACATGTTCTGGAATATTTCGATAAATAGTTCCACTCTTAAATCTTTGGAAGTTATCGATTGCGATTGCAGGACTATTTCTGCTAGTGCAGGAAACCTTGAATCGATAACCATTGTTTCAGACTATGCAGATTTTAAGTTGCTGAACCTGTATGGATGCTCCAAAGTGAACTACATGGACATCCGCGCTCGACACCTAGGAACTTTTAATGTAGCTGAGTTCAGCCAAAGCTTGAAGGAAGCCACTCTCGACGTTCCAAACCGATGTACTTGTTTGTATGACTgcaagctgcatgatcagaggTACATACTTTCACGCATTAGTGCCAAGGTAGCTTGA
- the LOC137722813 gene encoding uncharacterized protein: MVSKTEETQLNRLENQVDNGGGGAWEYLCLVRKLKVRRSEKVLKYGLSILNDLKKRSSLGSEEWTLYEQVAIAAMDCQSLDVAKDCIKLLRKAFPESKRVGRLEAMLLEAKGSWAEAEKAYSSFLEENPLDQVIHKRRVAMAKAQGNISGAIEWLNKYLEIFMADHDAWRELAEIYVSLQMYKQAAFCYEELILSQPTVPLHHLAYADVLYTLGGLENLQTAKKYYASIIDLTGGKNTRALFGINLCTSAIGQLAKGRNKEDKESLELQSLAATALEKDYKQRAPEKLSLLTTALKSLKVSS; this comes from the exons ATGGTGAGCAAAACGGAAGAAACCCAATTGAACAGGCTCGAGAACCAGGTCGACAATGGAGGAGGAGGGGCCTGGGAGTACCTCTGTTTAGTCAGAAAGCTCAAGGTCCGCCGCTCAGAGAAGGTCCTGAAGTACGGCCTGTCGATCTTGAACGACCTCAAGAAAAGATCCAGTCTTGGCTCGGAAG AATGGACTTTATATGAGCAAGTTGCAATTGCAGCTATGGACTGCCAGTCTCTTGATGTTGCTAAG GACTGCATTAAGCTTTTACGTAAGGCATTTCCTGAGAGTAAAAGAGTTG GCAGGCTAGAGGCTATGTTGCTAGAGGCAAAGGGATCTTGGGCAGAGGCAGAGAAGGCTTACTCAAGCTTTCTGGAGGAAAATCCACTCGATCAA GTGATACATAAGAGAAGAGTAGCTATGGCAAAGGCGCAAGGAAACATTTCAGGGGCCATTGAGTGGCTTAATAAATATCTGGAAAT ATTTATGGCTGATCATGATGCGTGGAGAGAGCTGGCTGAAATCTACGTTTCCTTGCAAAT GTACAAGCAAGCTGCGTTCTGCTATGAGGAGCTGATATTATCACAACCTACTGTTCCTCTTCACCACTTGGCTTATGCTGAT GTGCTATACACGCTTGGTGGACTAGAAAACCTTCAGACAGCAAAAAAATACTATGCATCCATTATAGACTTGACTGGGGGCAAGAATACCAGAGCACTTTTTGGTATTAACTTG TGCACTTCTGCCATCGGACAGCTTGCAAAAGGAAGGAACAAGGAAGACAAAGAGAGCTTAGAGCTACAATCACTGGCAGCAACGGCCTTGGAGAAAGACTACAAGCAGAGAGCACCTGAAAAACTTTCCCTGCTTACGACAGCCTTGAAAAGCTTGAAAGTTTCATCATAA
- the LOC137722983 gene encoding multisubstrate pseudouridine synthase 7-like — MWLKPAPSCFSMLKPYCSATPPPPPPPTTAFKPLMATKTTEESDVGIFCYISQLPGFRGVLKQRYSDFMVNEVDKVGNVVHLTNLDAPVEAVKESGTTTSDGASKDYTTEIESFRALADPNDAERLETFINQINSSSDDGVMPIVLSPDYDKSHRTAVHNFFKQHFKFLVTDTVDGPDASSKCIRVRINSGGQNSRGRNSRKRKERGDKPFDSRGSEDWSEHVGKFLRFHLYKENKDTQEALGVIGKMLGVQPRSFGFAGTKDKRAVTTQRVTVFKKLASKLAALNDRLIGIKVGDFCYVTEGLVLGQLLGNRFTITLRGVVADSEDTIKASASALGKQGFINYFGLQRFGSGSVPTHHIGASLLRGEWKSTVSMFLDPREGERNVITEAREYYKETNDIEGTLRKLPRHLVSERAILQCLKKCPGNYLQALKAIPRTLRMMYVHSYQSYLWNHAASMRVKKYGTDRVVLGDLVFCKGNETEKVTEVVTSECIDENSDDMLDPNDLGDIAETNLPEEKLNLVKAVTAEDIQSGNYTIEDVVLPMPGSRVIFPENDVADVFHDLAKKDAISLTESVHNVNEFSITSVTGNYRRVFQKPMDFEWEILKYVDGNVPLVDTDLDKISKAKPAKVDKEDPSSVNGDGSLHDSAKQSEYIDNDIGDKGEKVPEVGSLSATNPQETQMALKLSFTLPASCYATMAIRELLKTSTSVAFHKTLN, encoded by the exons ATGTGGCTTAAGCCCGCACCATCGTGCTTCTCTATGCTAAAACCCTACTGCTCTGCaactcctccaccaccaccaccgccaacCACCGCCTTCAAACCTCTAATGGCAACAAAAACCACGGAGGAATCCGACGTTGGCATCTTCTGCTACATCTCTCAGCTCCCCGGATTTCGCGGCGTTTTAAAGCAAAG GTATTCGGATTTTATGGTAAACGAAGTAGATAAGGTGGGAAATGTTGTTCATTTAACCAACTTGGATGCGCCGGTAGAG GCAGTTAAGGAAAGTGGAACAACGACAAGTGATGGTGCAAGTAAAGATTATACTACTGAAATTGAATCGTTTAGAGCTCTTGCTGATCCTAATGATGCCGAGCGCTTGGAAACTTTtatcaaccaaattaattccAGTAGTGATGATGGTGTTATGCCTATTGTTCTTTCCCCAGATTATGATAAATCTCATCGAACG GCagtgcataatttttttaagcAGCACTTCAAGTTCCTTGTCACCGACACAGTTGATGGACCAGATGCTTCATCAAAATGCATCCGGGTGAGAATAAATTCAGGAGGACAGAACAGCAGAGGCAGAaattccagaaaaagaaaagaaagaggtgATAAACCTTTCGATAGCAGGGGTTCAGAGGATTGGTCGGAGCACGTTGGCAAGTTCCTTAG GTTTCATCTTTACAAGGAGAACAAGGATACACAGGAAGCCTTAggagttataggaaaaatgctTGGTGTCCAG CCAAGGTCCTTTGGGTTTGCGGGTACAAAGGATAAGCGTGCTGTCACAACTCAGAGG GTAACCGTTTTTAAGAAGCTTGCAAGTAAATTGGCTGCTCTTAATGATAGGTTGATCGGTATCAAAGTAGGTGACTTCTG TTATGTGACAGAAGGACTTGTCCTTGGCCAACTCTTGGGAAATCGGTTTACAATTACATTGAG AGGAGTTGTTGCAGATTCTGAAGATACCATCAAAGCCTCCGCGAGTGCCTTGGGAAAGCAGGGATTTATTAACTACTTTGGTTTAcaa CGATTTGGAAGTGGTTCTGTGCCAACTCACCATATTGGAGCTTCACTACTCAGAGGAGAGTGGAAATCTACTGTAAGCATGTTCCTTGATCCAAGAGAAGGGG AAAGGAATGTGATTACAGAGGCACGAGAATACTATAAGGAAACTAATGACATTGAAGGGACCCTGAGGAAATTACCTCGACATCTGGTCTCTGAAAGAGCTATA TTGCAGTGTCTGAAGAAATGCCCCGGAAACTACTTGCAGGCCTTGAAAGCTATTCCTAGAACTTTGAGGATGAT GTATGTGCATAGTTACCAAAGCTATTTGTGGAACCATGCTGCAAGTATGAGAGTGAAGAAATATG GAACTGACCGAGTTGTGTTGGGAGACTTGGTATTTTGTAAAGGAAATGAAACTGAAAAGGTGACCGAAGTTGTTACTTCTGAGTGCATAGATGAAAACAGTGATGATATGCTTGATCCTAATGATTTAGGTGATATAGCTGAAACAAATCTTCCTGAGGAAAAGCTTAATCTTGTGAAG GCTGTAACTGCAGAAGATATCCAGAGTGGAAATTATACAATTGAGGATGTTGTCCTTCCTATGCCCGG TTCAAGGGTCATTTTTCCAGAAAATGATGTCGCTGATGTCTTTCATGATTTGGCAAAGAAG GATGCAATCAGCTTGACAGAGAGCGTACATAATGTCAA TGAATTCTCAATAACAAGTGTGACAGGAAATTATAGGCGGGTCTTCCAAAAACCAATGGACTTTGAATG GGAAATACTAAAATATGTTGATGGTAATGTACCTTTGGTGGATACCGACTTGGACAAAATTTCCAAAGCGAAACCTGCTAAGGTAGACAAAGAGGATCCATCCAGTGTAAATGGAGATGGAAGTTTGCATGACAGCGCAAAACAGTCAGAGTACATTGACAACGATATTGGGGACAAGGGAGAAAAGGTGCCGGAAGTTGGATCGCTCAGCGCCACTAATCCTCAGGAAACTCAGATGGCTCTCAAGTTGAGCTTTACTCTCCCAGCTTCCTGTTATGCAACAATGGCAATCCGAGAGCTTCTGAAGACATCGACATCT GTTGCGTTTCACAAAACGCTAAACTAG
- the LOC137722753 gene encoding trihelix transcription factor GTL2-like: MVKRNTHTLSHKTHTNMFDGVPAEQLHQLIASSRTSLPLPLPLPLSSFPPPPPNNNINTFHVPAGAPFDPYNNNNDPSHLHHQLLQIQPHLLHQNHQLLQLHRQSTATPENLEEKEEHSSTVSISINNNLEIERDRSSSVPASSDVPISSDPWSNDELLALLRIRSTMENWFPEFTWEHVSRKLEELGFKRSAEKCKEKFEEESRYFNNIYFTKNYRFLSDLEQICQGGGDAHQRSPDDYDHRNPDDHQEAPGDKNNKKEMVEKPSDEGDHPDSTRNETLVEDNIGVISNESLNLEEHNEKEVVVETRPTNNNNKRKRQRRFEMLKGFCEDIVNRMMAQQEEMHNKLLEEMVKRNEEKIAREEAWKKQETDRMNKDLELMAREQAVAGDRQATIIKFLKKFTSSSSNSSTSTSSSPIQVQNPTLPTCRDVSGRKELDRHQEKENNPTTPSSLTESTLAPQSPTSSTLAPTPLPVPTVTISLSTTTTTTVALAPPENPSSEDVIINAQNPSSISHDKHDLGKRWPRDEVLALINLRCSLFNNGGSGGDQDKDGGVVMKAPLWERISQGMFEIGYKRSSKRCKEKWENINKYFRKTKDVNKKRSLDSRTCPYFHQLSTLYNQGMLVSPSDQAPENRPASPENHSLGDGDSTKHDEGEKNNNMVKQAPTPTPAFDFEF; the protein is encoded by the exons ATGGTAAAGAggaacacacacacactctcacacaaaacacacacaaacatgtttgatggaGTCCCAGCTGAGCAGTTGCACCAACTCATAGCATCCTCAAGAACCTCCCTGCCTCTTCctctccccctccctctctcctccttccCTCCTCCACCACCAAACAATAACATCAATACCTTCCATGTCCCTGCTGGTGCTCCTTTTGATCCCTACAACAATAACAACGACCCTtctcatcttcatcatcaactCCTGCAAATTCAACCCCATCTGCTTCATCAGAATCATCAGCTTCTGCAACTGCACCGCCAATCCACCGCCACCCCCGAAAATCTCGAGGAGAAAGAAGAACACTCTAGTACTGTTTCAATCTCCATAAACAATAATTTGGAGATTGAAAGAGATAGATCTTCATCAGTACCGGCATCATCAGATGTACCGATCAGTAGTGATCCTTGGAGTAATGATGAATTGCTTGCACTTCTCAGGATCAGATCTACCATGGAGAATTGGTTCCCTGAGTTCACTTGGGAACATGTCTCAAG GAAGCTAGAAGAGCTTGGTTTCAAAAGGAGTGCGGAGAAATGCAAAGagaaatttgaagaagaaagcaGATACTTCAACAACATTTACTTCACCAAAAACTACAGGTTTCTCAGTGACCTCGAACAAATCTGTCAAGGCGGTGGTGATGCTCATCAGCGAAGCCCTGATGATTATGATCACCGAAACCCTGACGATCATCAGGAAGCTCCTGgggataaaaataataagaaggaAATGGTCGAAAAGCCGAGTGACGAGGGAGATCATCCAGACTCAACAAGAAATGAAACATTGGTTGAGGATAATATCGGTGTGATCAGCAATGAGTCACTCAACCTCGAGGAGCACAATGAGAAAGAGGTAGTAGTGGAAACTAGACCAACGAACAATAATAATAAGAGAAAAAGGCAAAGGAGATTTGAAATGCTCAAGGGTTTCTGTGAGGACATTGTGAACAGGATGATGGCTCAGCAGGAAGAGATGCACAACAAGCTTCTTGAAGAAATGGTGAAGAGAAACGAAGAGAAGATTGCGAGGGAAGAAGCTTGGAAGAAGCAAGAGACGGATAGGATGAACAAGGACCTCGAGCTTATGGCGCGTGAACAAGCAGTTGCTGGTGATCGACAAGCTACGATCATTAAGTTCTTGAAGAAGTTCACATCGTCGTCAAGTAATTCTAGTACTTCTACTTCGTCTTCCCCGATTCAAGTACAAAACCCTACTCTTCCTACGTGCCGCGATGTTAGTGGCCGTAAAGAACTTGATCGTCatcaagaaaaggaaaataaccCAACCACGCCTAGTTCTTTAACTGAAAGTACTCTTGCACCCCAAAGCCCAACTTCAAGTACTCTTGCTCCGACTCCGCTACCTGTTCCGACGGTGACAATTTCTTTGAGTACGACTACTACTACTACTGTTGCCCTAGCTCCTCCTGAAAACCCTAGTTCTGAGGATGTCATCATAAATGCTCAAAACCCTAGTTCCATTAGTCATGACAAACATGACCTCGGAAAGAGATGGCCGAGAGATGAAGTGCTGGCTCTGATAAACTTGAGGTGCAGCCTCTTCAACAATGGTGGTAGCGGCGGCGATCAGGACAAGGACGGAGGAGTGGTGATGAAAGCTCCTCTTTGGGAGCGAATCTCACAAGGGATGTTCGAGATCGGTTACAAGAGGAGTTCCAAGAGGTGCAAAGAGAAATGGGAGAACATTAACAAGTActttagaaaaacaaaagatgtTAACAAGAAGAGGTCACTTGACTCTAGGACTTGTCCTTATTTTCATCAGTTAAGCACTTTGTACAATCAAGGAATGCTCGTGTCGCCATCCGATCAAGCACCGGAAAACCGCCCTGCTTCGCCGGAAAACCATTCTCTGGGTGATGGTGATTCAACTAAACATGATGAAGGTGAGAAAAACAACAATATGGTAAAGCAagcaccaacaccaacaccagcTTTTGATTTCGAATTCTGA